The genomic segment AAAAAGTCATGTGGTCTGAGTTGAAGCTGAAGAGTCTCGGGATGTAGGACAGAGGGCTCGGGGACTGTGCGGCTGCAAAGTGCAGGTCGCAAGGGAACCCCCTCATGACGAACGCaaggggaagggagagatgATGGCCGAGGATGACCCCGCACATGAAGATTGGATCCGTCAGGATGGCATCAAAGCCGCTTTGGTTGAGGAAACTCAGGGTCTCCTGGCTGCGGAACAGGTCCTTGCACTGCCCAAAGAAAGTACTGAAAGTGTTCACCGAGGCCCTGTACATTGCCAGGACATTCAGGGGGAAAGGCTTCTCTGTCAGGTGCACAGCAACGTATTCCTGGAAGGCATtatccagctcctccagggtcTGACTCACTGGGTACGTGACCACCTTGTAGGCCTGCGTCGTCTCCATCTGCCAGCTCACCTCGGGAACCAGCACCACCACCTCGTGTCCTCTCTTGCTCAGCTCCTCCACCACTTCTTGCAAGCTCAGCCAGTGGCTTCCCACCATGGGCACCACCAGGAGCTTCCCTCCATCCAAGAGGCtgggcaggagaaggaggatgGAAACCCAGGCACAGCAAAGCCTCAGAGCCATGTGAGCTGGAGTAGGGGCC from the Poecile atricapillus isolate bPoeAtr1 chromosome 5, bPoeAtr1.hap1, whole genome shotgun sequence genome contains:
- the LOC131579957 gene encoding UDP-glucuronosyltransferase 1-6-like — its product is MALRLCCAWVSILLLLPSLLDGGKLLVVPMVGSHWLSLQEVVEELSKRGHEVVVLVPEVSWQMETTQAYKVVTYPVSQTLEELDNAFQEYVAVHLTEKPFPLNVLAMYRASVNTFSTFFGQCKDLFRSQETLSFLNQSGFDAILTDPIFMCGVILGHHLSLPLAFVMRGFPCDLHFAAAQSPSPLSYIPRLFSFNSDHMTFFQRVENALISLLELGYCNGFFGEALQLSSEVLQRDVSLTDLVDSAAVWILRFDFVFEYVRPVMPNMVFIGGINCAKKKPLHKVMFLHLQIVHFPMKSHSVVSASSSLLTFFFLFLFMIEFNQLWVVVFHMLKYQVDSNLLEFMRVF